From Paenibacillus physcomitrellae, the proteins below share one genomic window:
- a CDS encoding glutamine amidotransferase produces the protein MKVLFIGESWIVHMIHTKGYDSFTSTKYEEGATYLLNCLRKGGIDLTYMPSHEVQVRFPQSLEELKTYDAIVLSDVGANTFLLQNSTFYQMQVVPNALELIRQFVAEGGGLLMVGGYLTFMGIEGKANYKNTVLAEVLPVVMENGDDRAEMPSGFSPAAARSHPLVDGLGDWPKLLGYNRLKAKPEAEELLSHGDDAILTVGTFGAGKTAAFASDCSPHWGSLEFMEWEHYPAFWTRLVQYIG, from the coding sequence ATGAAGGTGTTATTTATTGGGGAATCGTGGATCGTTCATATGATTCATACAAAAGGATATGACAGCTTTACCTCAACCAAATATGAGGAAGGCGCAACCTATTTGCTAAACTGTTTGCGCAAGGGCGGCATCGACCTTACCTACATGCCGTCGCATGAGGTGCAGGTGCGGTTCCCGCAATCGCTGGAGGAACTGAAAACCTATGATGCGATTGTGCTGAGCGATGTGGGGGCCAATACGTTCCTGCTGCAGAACTCAACCTTTTATCAAATGCAGGTTGTACCCAATGCGCTGGAGCTGATCAGGCAGTTTGTTGCCGAAGGAGGCGGCCTGCTGATGGTAGGGGGGTATCTGACTTTTATGGGGATCGAAGGGAAAGCCAATTATAAAAATACGGTGCTTGCCGAGGTGCTGCCGGTTGTAATGGAGAACGGGGATGACCGCGCAGAAATGCCAAGCGGCTTCTCTCCTGCCGCAGCCCGATCCCATCCGCTTGTGGACGGTCTCGGCGACTGGCCGAAGCTGCTCGGTTACAACCGGCTCAAGGCGAAACCGGAGGCCGAGGAGCTGCTCAGCCACGGGGACGACGCCATTTTGACTGTCGGCACCTTCGGGGCAGGCAAGACGGCGGCTTTCGCCAGCGATTGTTCACCGCATTGGGGTTCCCTTGAATTTATGGAGTGGGAACATTATCCGGCATTCTGGACAAGGCTCGTCCAATATATTGGCTGA
- a CDS encoding helix-turn-helix transcriptional regulator yields the protein MEKVERLISIIMILLKKNIVSTKEFAQLFNVSKRTILRDMETLSLSNIPIYSVNGVHGGYGIMDEYKIDKRLLSNSDLENIWTALGGLEQILISEEVEITIKKIEAMISPLAPKGLMQLSFYDWEGRSEIRQTLKTCQEAILKRRLVSFDYIDKNGTAMKRTVEPYQLHFSETSWYLKGFCLLRKRYRTFKLSRINRLNMDEQMFSPRDDLLEQKQEANYQPELVTVKALISPAIQDQFIERYGRKSINNYSSDYLLATIQVPHNHIGFQFLASFGTNLEIVEPRTYVEAFRDYLIKMVEKYTSKDS from the coding sequence ATGGAAAAAGTTGAGAGATTAATTTCGATCATTATGATCTTGCTGAAAAAGAATATCGTTTCCACCAAAGAATTCGCGCAATTATTTAACGTTTCCAAAAGAACGATTCTTCGTGATATGGAAACCTTGAGTTTATCAAACATCCCGATCTATTCGGTCAATGGAGTTCATGGCGGTTACGGCATTATGGATGAATACAAGATTGATAAACGTCTTTTAAGCAACTCCGACTTGGAGAATATCTGGACTGCGCTCGGCGGCTTGGAACAAATTCTAATCAGTGAAGAAGTTGAAATAACGATCAAAAAAATAGAAGCCATGATTAGTCCATTGGCTCCGAAAGGTTTAATGCAGCTGTCTTTTTATGATTGGGAAGGTCGGTCTGAGATTCGTCAAACCTTAAAGACATGTCAGGAAGCTATTTTAAAGAGAAGATTAGTTTCATTTGACTATATAGATAAAAATGGCACTGCGATGAAAAGAACTGTCGAGCCTTATCAGCTTCATTTTAGCGAAACGAGTTGGTATCTGAAAGGATTCTGCTTGCTTCGCAAGAGATATAGAACGTTCAAATTATCTCGGATCAATCGTCTTAATATGGATGAACAAATGTTCAGCCCTAGAGATGATTTGTTGGAACAAAAGCAGGAGGCCAATTATCAACCGGAGCTGGTCACAGTCAAGGCGTTGATTTCGCCTGCCATCCAAGATCAATTCATTGAACGATACGGCCGAAAGAGCATTAACAATTATAGCTCTGATTATTTATTGGCAACAATCCAAGTTCCTCATAACCATATTGGTTTTCAATTTTTAGCGAGTTTCGGGACAAATCTCGAAATCGTAGAGCCGAGAACCTATGTTGAGGCATTTCGAGATTATTTGATTAAAATGGTGGAGAAATACACTTCAAAAGACTCCTAG